From a region of the Fischerella sp. JS2 genome:
- a CDS encoding type II toxin-antitoxin system death-on-curing family toxin, whose product MQNHNFIKKSDVIKIHDKLIEKYGGNPGFLNEGLLSSALSMPEMSFGGELLHPTIVEQAAAYFFHISKNHAFVDGNKRTAFAVMVTFLNLNNYELEISDDNAYRLAIKVVENEVSKED is encoded by the coding sequence TTGCAGAATCATAATTTTATCAAAAAATCAGATGTCATAAAAATTCATGACAAACTTATTGAGAAATATGGAGGCAACCCAGGATTTCTCAATGAAGGTTTACTCAGCTCTGCGCTGTCCATGCCCGAAATGTCTTTTGGGGGAGAACTGTTACACCCTACGATTGTTGAGCAAGCAGCAGCTTATTTTTTTCATATATCTAAGAACCATGCCTTTGTAGATGGAAATAAAAGAACCGCATTTGCGGTCATGGTAACTTTTTTGAATTTAAATAATTACGAACTGGAAATCTCAGATGATAATGCCTATAGACTAGCAATAAAAGTTGTTGAGAATGAAGTATCTAAAGAAGATTGA